One Leisingera caerulea DSM 24564 genomic window carries:
- a CDS encoding zinc-dependent alcohol dehydrogenase family protein: MKAVLFENFQEPPKLTTVDDPTPEPHGVVLKVAATGVCRSDWHGWMGHDSNIDLPHVPGHELAGVVEAVGKEVKNWKVGDKVTVPFICGCGSCSECHSGNQQVCLDQEQPGFTHWGSFAEYVPIHQADLNLVALPETMDFATAASLGCRFATSFRAVIDQGKVSAGQWVAVHGCGGVGLSAVMIAAAAGANVIGVDLDPAKLTMAKELGAVAVIDGKDADVSAAIRETTKGGAHVSLDALGHPVTMTNSIMCLRPRGKHVQVGLMLGEHAAPAVPMPKIVGQEIELLGSHGMQAHRYGAMLDMVASGRLDPARLVGQQISLAEAPQALMEMDRFQSVGATVITRF; the protein is encoded by the coding sequence ATGAAAGCCGTCCTTTTCGAAAACTTCCAGGAACCCCCCAAGCTCACGACCGTAGACGATCCAACGCCAGAGCCGCATGGCGTGGTGCTCAAGGTGGCCGCGACCGGAGTCTGCCGCAGCGACTGGCACGGCTGGATGGGGCATGACAGCAACATCGACCTGCCGCATGTGCCAGGGCACGAGCTGGCCGGAGTGGTCGAGGCCGTCGGCAAGGAAGTCAAGAACTGGAAGGTCGGCGACAAGGTCACCGTGCCCTTCATCTGCGGCTGTGGCAGCTGTTCGGAATGTCACTCTGGTAACCAGCAGGTCTGTCTGGACCAGGAACAGCCGGGCTTTACCCACTGGGGCTCCTTTGCGGAATACGTGCCGATCCACCAGGCGGACCTGAACCTCGTCGCGCTGCCTGAGACGATGGACTTCGCGACCGCCGCCAGCCTTGGCTGCCGCTTTGCCACCTCGTTCCGGGCGGTCATCGACCAGGGCAAGGTCAGCGCAGGCCAGTGGGTCGCGGTGCATGGCTGCGGTGGCGTGGGCCTTTCGGCGGTGATGATCGCGGCAGCAGCGGGGGCAAACGTGATCGGCGTGGACCTCGACCCGGCCAAGCTGACAATGGCAAAGGAGCTTGGCGCCGTGGCGGTCATCGACGGCAAGGACGCCGACGTGTCCGCCGCCATCCGGGAGACCACAAAGGGCGGCGCGCATGTCTCGCTCGACGCGCTGGGGCACCCCGTGACCATGACGAACTCGATCATGTGCCTGCGGCCGCGCGGCAAGCACGTGCAGGTGGGGCTGATGCTGGGTGAGCACGCAGCCCCCGCGGTCCCGATGCCGAAGATCGTGGGGCAGGAAATCGAACTTCTCGGTTCGCACGGGATGCAGGCGCATCGCTACGGCGCGATGCTGGACATGGTGGCGAGCGGGCGGCTCGATCCGGCGCGGCTGGTGGGGCAGCAGATCAGCCTTGCGGAGGCCCCGCAGGCCCTGATGGAGATGGACAGGTTCCAGTCGGTCGGCGCCACCGTCATCACCCGGTTCTGA
- a CDS encoding helix-turn-helix domain-containing protein — MDRPLVKHAHAQCHVLLKVEGADTEFDVGGRRVALTDENAVLINAWEHHSYVHRADQPPTIILAMYIEPTWLGAFRGNWEASAGPDFFPHPGGAITPQIRRQVGETAEAMVRAPGDAATHERLIGRLMVSIIERLAPWRDVQPSLRVRAKATRAPDRRIARALALLREDPAGIASMDWLARECGLSRAHFFRLFEADTGISPRVYLNTQRVERAVQAVANESRSFSAISDDLGFSVPAHFSRFFHDHAGSSPSVFRDVSALRDTA, encoded by the coding sequence ATGGACCGGCCTCTGGTTAAGCACGCCCATGCGCAATGCCACGTCCTTCTGAAGGTCGAAGGCGCCGATACCGAGTTCGACGTGGGCGGGCGCCGCGTGGCGTTGACCGATGAAAACGCGGTTCTAATCAATGCCTGGGAGCACCACAGCTACGTGCACCGCGCGGATCAACCGCCAACCATCATTCTCGCAATGTACATAGAACCAACTTGGCTTGGCGCGTTTCGCGGCAATTGGGAAGCGAGCGCCGGGCCGGACTTTTTCCCGCATCCTGGCGGTGCCATCACGCCGCAGATCCGGAGACAGGTCGGTGAGACGGCAGAGGCGATGGTGCGGGCACCCGGCGACGCCGCGACGCATGAGCGGCTGATCGGGAGGCTGATGGTCTCCATTATCGAGCGGCTGGCACCCTGGCGCGATGTACAGCCCTCCCTCCGGGTAAGGGCCAAAGCGACCCGCGCGCCCGACCGGCGGATCGCACGGGCCTTGGCCCTGCTGCGCGAGGATCCCGCAGGCATCGCCTCGATGGATTGGCTCGCCCGCGAATGCGGCCTGTCGCGTGCGCATTTCTTCCGGCTCTTCGAGGCCGATACCGGGATCTCGCCCCGGGTCTACCTGAACACCCAGCGGGTGGAGCGTGCGGTGCAGGCCGTGGCCAATGAATCGCGTAGTTTCTCGGCCATCTCCGACGACCTGGGTTTCTCTGTCCCCGCGCATTTTTCGCGGTTCTTCCACGACCATGCCGGCTCCTCGCCCAGCGTATTCCGCGATGTCTCGGCCCTGCGCGATACCGCCTGA
- a CDS encoding (2Fe-2S)-binding protein, with product MPRLTKDDTHPVRFTLNGRPVSVRVSPRTLLTDALRHEIGATGTHVGCEHGVCGACTVQVDGEPARACLMLAQQAEGCAIRTVEGLGKSDALTPLQEAFREHFALQCGFCTAGILMTLDALFSRQPDAEEDTIREALSGHLCRCTGYAPIVQAALAARNRIKGGPIDA from the coding sequence ATGCCGCGACTGACCAAAGACGACACGCACCCGGTGCGCTTCACCCTGAACGGCCGGCCCGTATCTGTCCGGGTGTCCCCGCGTACGCTTCTGACGGATGCCCTGCGCCACGAGATCGGCGCGACGGGCACCCATGTGGGATGCGAGCACGGTGTCTGCGGGGCCTGCACGGTGCAGGTGGACGGCGAGCCCGCCCGCGCGTGCCTGATGCTGGCCCAGCAGGCCGAGGGCTGCGCGATCCGTACGGTCGAGGGGCTGGGGAAGAGCGATGCGCTGACTCCGCTGCAAGAGGCCTTCCGCGAACATTTCGCGCTGCAATGCGGCTTCTGCACGGCGGGCATCCTGATGACGCTCGACGCGCTGTTTTCGCGCCAACCGGACGCGGAGGAAGACACGATCCGCGAAGCGCTCTCGGGCCACCTGTGCCGCTGCACCGGCTATGCGCCCATCGTGCAGGCGGCGTTGGCCGCCCGTAACCGCATCAAGGGAGGACCAATCGATGCTTGA
- a CDS encoding IS3 family transposase produces the protein MNAKRAFVAAHKTVYPIAQLCRLVGIARSWLYSFVQSQPARDQRQKRRADRDAELLPKIKVAFSQSKKRYGSKRVHQDLKADGEEVSERRVARIMRENNVSPCLHKRRKPRTTDSNHSLKSSPNLLEQKFGCTVPNRVWLADITYVDTDEGWLYVAALKDMATREIVGWAMDDHLRSELCCDALNMALGRRGPVPGLIHHSDRGVQYAGGEYRKSLGAAGIKQSMSRTGECLDNAPMESFFASLKKELVHRERFKTRAQAKAAIFEYIEVFYNRQRRHSAIGYQTPAQAYETMTWKSAA, from the coding sequence ATGAACGCGAAACGTGCTTTCGTCGCTGCCCACAAGACTGTTTACCCGATCGCTCAGCTCTGTCGCCTTGTTGGCATTGCGCGCAGCTGGCTTTACAGCTTTGTTCAGTCGCAACCGGCCCGAGATCAGCGGCAAAAGCGGCGTGCCGACCGGGACGCCGAGTTGCTGCCAAAGATCAAAGTGGCGTTTTCTCAAAGCAAAAAACGGTATGGGTCAAAGCGGGTCCACCAGGATCTGAAAGCCGATGGCGAGGAAGTCTCGGAGCGGCGCGTGGCCAGAATAATGCGGGAAAACAATGTCTCACCGTGCCTGCACAAGCGCCGGAAGCCGCGCACGACTGACAGCAATCACTCTTTGAAATCGTCGCCAAATTTGTTGGAGCAAAAGTTCGGTTGTACCGTTCCAAACCGAGTTTGGCTCGCTGACATTACTTACGTCGATACGGACGAAGGATGGCTCTACGTTGCCGCCCTCAAGGACATGGCCACGCGCGAGATTGTCGGTTGGGCAATGGACGATCATCTGCGATCCGAACTGTGCTGTGATGCCCTGAACATGGCCCTGGGGCGCCGTGGACCGGTTCCAGGGCTCATTCATCATTCGGACCGCGGCGTGCAATACGCAGGCGGAGAATACCGCAAATCGCTCGGGGCGGCAGGCATCAAGCAATCCATGAGCCGAACCGGCGAATGCCTGGACAACGCTCCAATGGAAAGTTTCTTCGCATCACTGAAAAAGGAACTGGTTCATCGGGAGCGCTTCAAAACGCGCGCCCAGGCAAAGGCGGCGATCTTCGAATACATTGAGGTCTTCTACAATCGCCAGCGACGTCATTCCGCCATCGGCTACCAAACCCCCGCGCAAGCATACGAAACCATGACTTGGAAAAGCGCGGCATAG
- a CDS encoding FAD binding domain-containing protein translates to MKPATFDFVAATELGEALEALHQGGTEARVIAGGQSLVPMLNMRLARPATLVDITRIPELSRIEAKGDRVIIGAAVRQTALERWPDLADRLPLLHAALPWVAHTQLRNRGTVCGSIAHADPSAELPLCLIALGGTVTLRRRRKTREVAACDFFKGMMSTDLAPGEMIASVAFPVRKAGTGYAFREVARRHGDFAIVACAAIARPDGSATLAVGGVADTPRTLDLPADAKGFDDQLNEFAWHLQARSDLHATARYRRDLVRQLGRATLKEALSCRD, encoded by the coding sequence ATGAAGCCCGCCACGTTCGATTTTGTCGCTGCCACCGAGTTGGGTGAGGCGCTGGAGGCGCTGCACCAGGGCGGCACCGAGGCCCGCGTCATAGCCGGCGGCCAGTCCCTGGTCCCCATGCTGAACATGCGCCTCGCGCGGCCCGCAACGCTTGTCGACATCACCCGCATCCCGGAGCTGTCGCGGATCGAGGCTAAGGGCGACCGGGTCATCATCGGGGCCGCCGTGCGCCAAACCGCGTTGGAGCGTTGGCCGGATCTGGCGGATCGCCTGCCCCTGCTGCACGCGGCACTGCCCTGGGTTGCGCATACGCAGCTGCGCAATCGCGGCACGGTCTGCGGCTCCATCGCCCATGCCGATCCCAGCGCGGAACTGCCGCTGTGCCTGATCGCGCTCGGCGGCACCGTGACCCTGCGCCGCCGCCGCAAGACGCGGGAGGTCGCGGCGTGTGATTTCTTCAAGGGCATGATGTCCACCGACCTCGCCCCTGGCGAGATGATCGCCTCGGTGGCTTTCCCGGTCCGCAAGGCGGGCACCGGATATGCCTTTCGCGAGGTGGCGCGCCGACATGGCGATTTCGCCATCGTCGCCTGTGCCGCGATCGCCCGGCCGGATGGCTCCGCCACGCTTGCTGTGGGCGGCGTCGCCGACACGCCGCGCACGCTCGATCTGCCGGCAGATGCGAAGGGGTTCGACGATCAGCTGAACGAATTCGCCTGGCATCTGCAGGCCCGCAGCGACCTGCACGCCACCGCCCGCTACCGCCGCGACCTGGTGCGCCAGCTCGGGCGCGCAACGCTGAAGGAGGCCCTGTCATGCCGCGACTGA
- a CDS encoding tyrosine-type recombinase/integrase: MQRVQLPAVTPKRRAWNKGRIIGQKRPLLPKQVWAIRARLELAGNLRDLALFNVSINSKLRGCDLVKLAVTDLVRDDRVREKVSVIQSKTKRPVQFELSENTRGTIAAWIKSPELIGCRFMFPSRFHDRPHISTRQYGRLVRDWVAAIGLEPNGYGTHSLRRTKAAEIYRKTGNLRAVQLLLGHTKVDSTVRYLGVELEDALSIAEQIDI; encoded by the coding sequence ATGCAAAGAGTCCAACTTCCCGCTGTCACCCCGAAACGAAGAGCCTGGAACAAGGGCCGGATCATCGGTCAGAAACGACCACTGTTGCCGAAACAGGTCTGGGCGATCCGAGCGCGGCTCGAACTGGCGGGCAACCTGCGCGATCTTGCGCTGTTCAACGTGTCAATTAATAGCAAGCTTCGCGGATGCGATCTGGTGAAACTGGCTGTAACCGACCTGGTGAGGGATGATCGCGTTCGCGAAAAAGTGTCCGTGATCCAGAGCAAAACCAAGCGGCCCGTTCAGTTCGAACTCTCTGAAAACACGCGGGGTACCATTGCCGCATGGATCAAGTCGCCGGAATTGATCGGCTGCCGCTTCATGTTTCCCAGCCGGTTTCACGACCGCCCGCATATCTCAACGCGCCAATATGGCCGGCTTGTGCGGGATTGGGTGGCGGCGATCGGGCTGGAGCCCAATGGATACGGCACCCATTCGCTGCGCCGGACCAAAGCAGCGGAGATATATCGCAAAACCGGAAATCTCAGAGCGGTTCAGCTTCTGCTCGGACATACCAAGGTTGACAGCACAGTCAGATATCTTGGCGTCGAACTTGAAGATGCGCTGAGCATCGCCGAGCAGATCGACATTTGA
- a CDS encoding xanthine dehydrogenase family protein molybdopterin-binding subunit, giving the protein MKDTVTEKLLGQSALRVEDPALLSGRGRYIDDLPVAAGTLALAFVRSPHGHAAIRSVDTAEAARATGVVAVITGEDVAARTRSMTVGVKADVECWPMAVDRVRYVGEPVAMIVATDRYLAEDAADLVVVDYALLEAVVEPVAALAADAPVLHPSLGSNLINERSFRYGEPEAAFDAAPHRIGIDVTYPRSACTPIETYGVIASYEPGEDAYDVTANFQGPFSIHAVVARSLNVPGNRLRLRTPPESGGSFGIKQGVFPYMILAGIAARIAGAPVKWIEDRLEHLSASVSATNRQTRIEAAVTADGRITALEWDQIEDCGAHLRAPEPATLYRMHGNMTGAYDIPNMAIRNRVVLTNKTPTGLNRGFGGPQIYFALERLMDTIARHLGLDRLEVIRRNLIPAKAFPYRTASGALYDSGDYATALDRAVAEGGLAELYARRDKARAEGRRYGIGFACVVEPSVSNMGYITTVLTPEERAKAGPKNGAQATATISIDPLGSVTVKVASVPQGQGHRTVLAQVVADKFGLPLEAVRVLADVDTMRDAWSIASGNYASRFAPAVAGATEIAAARLRDKLAKVAATQLNISASDVLFEAGRIRSAGNSDNSLSFARVAATAHWSPGTLPDDVDQTMRETVYWTPPELEAPTAEDGVNSSLCHGFIFDFCGIEIDPETAEPRIDRYVTMHDCGRILHPAMVDGQVRGGFAQAVGAAILEEYSYGADGSFQSGTLADYLLPTVMEVPEPVILHHETPSPFTPLGAKGVGEGNCMSTPVCIVNAVADALAPEGDAPEIVLPVTAAKLAPLIFGDEPAPKEPVSETKTEDTAGGRKLTGEGRAVVQASREDVWRMLLDPATLDAIIPGSHGVQKVGETRFKADVTLGVGPVRGRYKADIELSDLNPPNAVTLSGQAVGALGTGGGHGRITLTDTDDGTEIAYRYEAQIGGKVASVGGRLLDGAAKVVIGEFFRALARHCGGGSSSGPIVRLRGLLNRIIKGGRS; this is encoded by the coding sequence ATGAAAGATACCGTTACAGAGAAGCTGCTGGGCCAGTCCGCCCTGCGGGTCGAGGACCCGGCGCTGCTGTCGGGGCGCGGGCGCTATATCGACGACTTGCCGGTTGCCGCAGGCACCCTGGCGCTGGCCTTTGTCCGCTCGCCCCACGGCCATGCGGCGATCCGGTCTGTCGATACTGCCGAGGCCGCGCGGGCGACGGGCGTAGTTGCGGTGATCACCGGAGAAGATGTCGCGGCGCGTACCCGGTCCATGACCGTCGGCGTAAAGGCTGATGTCGAATGCTGGCCCATGGCAGTGGACCGCGTCCGTTATGTGGGCGAGCCGGTGGCCATGATCGTCGCGACCGACCGCTACCTGGCCGAGGATGCCGCCGATCTCGTTGTGGTCGACTACGCTCTGCTTGAAGCCGTCGTGGAGCCCGTGGCGGCGCTGGCTGCGGACGCGCCAGTGCTGCATCCCAGCCTCGGCAGCAACCTCATCAACGAACGCAGCTTCCGCTACGGCGAGCCCGAGGCGGCGTTCGACGCGGCCCCGCACCGGATCGGCATCGACGTCACCTATCCGCGCAGCGCCTGCACGCCCATCGAGACCTATGGCGTCATCGCCAGCTACGAGCCCGGCGAGGATGCCTATGACGTTACCGCGAATTTCCAAGGCCCCTTTTCGATCCACGCGGTAGTGGCCCGGTCGCTGAACGTGCCGGGCAACCGGCTGCGGCTGCGCACGCCGCCTGAGTCAGGCGGCTCCTTCGGGATCAAGCAGGGCGTCTTTCCCTACATGATCCTCGCGGGCATCGCCGCGCGCATCGCCGGCGCGCCGGTCAAGTGGATCGAGGACCGCCTGGAGCATCTGTCGGCCAGCGTCTCGGCCACCAATCGTCAGACGCGGATCGAGGCGGCGGTGACGGCGGACGGACGGATCACCGCGCTCGAATGGGACCAGATCGAGGATTGCGGCGCTCATCTGCGCGCGCCGGAGCCTGCCACGCTCTACCGGATGCACGGCAACATGACCGGTGCCTACGACATCCCGAACATGGCGATCCGCAACCGCGTTGTGCTGACCAATAAAACCCCGACGGGCCTCAATCGCGGCTTCGGCGGCCCGCAGATCTATTTCGCGCTGGAGCGTTTGATGGATACCATCGCCCGGCATCTCGGACTGGACCGGCTCGAGGTCATTCGCCGCAATCTCATCCCCGCCAAGGCCTTTCCCTACCGTACCGCCAGCGGCGCACTTTATGACTCGGGCGACTACGCCACGGCGCTGGACCGCGCGGTCGCGGAAGGCGGCCTCGCCGAGCTTTACGCCCGCCGCGACAAGGCCCGCGCCGAGGGCCGCCGCTACGGCATCGGCTTTGCCTGCGTGGTGGAACCTTCCGTGTCCAACATGGGCTACATTACCACCGTTCTGACGCCCGAAGAGCGCGCTAAGGCTGGGCCGAAAAACGGCGCGCAGGCCACGGCAACCATCTCAATCGACCCTCTGGGCTCGGTCACGGTTAAGGTCGCCTCGGTTCCGCAGGGTCAGGGCCACAGGACAGTGCTGGCGCAGGTCGTGGCCGACAAGTTCGGCCTGCCGCTGGAAGCGGTGCGCGTTCTGGCCGATGTGGACACGATGCGCGATGCCTGGTCCATCGCCTCGGGCAATTACGCCTCGCGCTTTGCCCCCGCCGTCGCCGGTGCGACCGAAATCGCGGCGGCGCGTTTGCGCGACAAGCTGGCAAAGGTCGCGGCCACGCAGCTGAACATATCCGCAAGCGATGTGCTCTTCGAGGCGGGCCGTATCCGTTCTGCAGGCAATTCCGACAACAGCCTGTCCTTCGCACGGGTGGCCGCCACAGCGCATTGGTCGCCGGGCACGCTGCCCGATGACGTGGACCAGACCATGCGCGAGACCGTCTACTGGACCCCGCCCGAGCTGGAGGCGCCGACGGCGGAGGACGGGGTGAATTCCTCCCTCTGTCACGGATTCATCTTCGATTTCTGCGGGATCGAGATCGACCCCGAGACCGCTGAGCCGCGGATCGACCGCTACGTGACCATGCATGATTGCGGGCGAATCCTGCATCCCGCCATGGTCGACGGCCAGGTGCGGGGAGGCTTTGCCCAGGCGGTCGGCGCGGCGATCCTCGAGGAATATTCCTACGGTGCGGACGGCTCATTCCAATCAGGCACGCTGGCCGATTACCTCTTGCCCACAGTGATGGAGGTCCCCGAACCGGTGATCCTGCATCACGAGACCCCGTCGCCCTTCACACCGCTCGGGGCCAAGGGCGTGGGAGAAGGCAATTGCATGTCCACGCCCGTGTGCATCGTCAACGCCGTGGCCGATGCGCTCGCACCCGAGGGCGATGCACCCGAGATCGTACTGCCGGTGACTGCGGCCAAGCTCGCCCCCCTGATTTTCGGCGACGAGCCCGCACCGAAAGAGCCCGTGTCCGAGACGAAAACCGAGGACACGGCAGGTGGGCGCAAGCTTACCGGCGAAGGCCGCGCCGTGGTGCAGGCCAGCCGCGAGGATGTCTGGCGGATGCTGCTCGACCCCGCGACGCTCGACGCGATCATCCCCGGCTCGCACGGCGTACAGAAGGTTGGCGAGACACGCTTCAAGGCGGATGTGACGCTGGGCGTCGGACCAGTCCGGGGCCGCTACAAGGCCGATATCGAATTGTCGGACCTCAATCCGCCCAACGCTGTGACCCTGTCAGGCCAGGCCGTCGGCGCGCTTGGTACCGGTGGCGGACATGGCCGCATCACCCTGACCGACACCGACGACGGCACCGAGATTGCCTACCGCTACGAGGCCCAGATCGGCGGCAAGGTCGCCTCGGTCGGCGGGCGGCTTCTGGACGGCGCGGCTAAGGTCGTGATCGGCGAGTTCTTCCGCGCCCTGGCCCGCCATTGCGGCGGCGGCTCGTCGAGCGGCCCCATAGTCCGCCTGAGAGGTCTTCTCAATCGCATCATAAAGGGAGGCCGGTCATGA
- a CDS encoding NAD(P)-binding domain-containing protein — protein METIAFIGGGNMASAILGGLIAQGMGSLPPCGGAATRDRRQLVLGQP, from the coding sequence ATGGAGACCATCGCATTCATCGGCGGCGGCAACATGGCCTCCGCCATCCTCGGCGGGCTGATCGCCCAAGGCATGGGCTCACTGCCGCCTTGCGGTGGTGCAGCGACGAGAGACCGGCGCCAGCTTGTCCTAGGCCAACCGTGA
- a CDS encoding Lrp/AsnC family transcriptional regulator, producing the protein MPEIDGVNAELLTLLQDDGRMTNAKLAERIGMSETPCWRRLKRLEESGIIEGYQANLNRRKLGLGVMAFVQLRCSEHDQVATAEFQRIVQTTPNILACHNTTGADDFLLIVVAKDLDDYSAFVDSTLRRLPGVTSIRSNLSLKEMKASSKLPVTSVAGN; encoded by the coding sequence ATGCCCGAGATTGACGGCGTCAACGCCGAGCTTCTGACACTGCTGCAAGACGACGGCCGAATGACCAATGCCAAGCTCGCCGAACGCATTGGGATGAGCGAAACCCCCTGCTGGCGGAGGCTGAAACGTCTCGAGGAAAGCGGCATCATCGAAGGCTACCAAGCCAATCTGAATCGCCGGAAGCTGGGCCTCGGCGTCATGGCCTTCGTCCAGCTGCGCTGCTCCGAGCACGACCAAGTGGCCACCGCCGAGTTTCAGCGTATCGTGCAAACGACGCCGAACATCCTTGCCTGCCACAACACCACTGGAGCGGACGATTTCCTGCTGATCGTGGTGGCGAAGGATCTCGACGACTACAGCGCCTTCGTCGACAGCACGCTACGACGGCTGCCCGGGGTGACCAGCATCCGCTCCAACCTGTCGCTGAAGGAGATGAAGGCGTCGAGCAAGTTGCCGGTAACGTCAGTTGCCGGCAATTGA
- a CDS encoding transposase has product MGQSRRTFTDEFKAAAVGRLYKPGATQTGVARELGVTSSQLKTWRLEIEAAGSMAALRRQQADAAELDRLRKENKRLKLENEILEKASAFFASRAAKT; this is encoded by the coding sequence ATGGGACAATCGAGACGAACGTTCACAGATGAATTCAAAGCCGCAGCTGTTGGTCGGCTTTATAAGCCTGGTGCCACACAAACCGGCGTGGCCAGGGAGTTGGGTGTGACGAGTTCCCAGTTGAAGACCTGGCGCTTGGAGATCGAAGCGGCAGGATCGATGGCGGCACTGCGCAGGCAACAGGCAGATGCGGCGGAACTGGATCGTCTGCGGAAGGAAAACAAACGCTTGAAGCTGGAAAATGAGATCCTCGAGAAAGCTTCCGCTTTTTTTGCCTCAAGGGCAGCGAAGACATGA
- a CDS encoding IS110 family RNA-guided transposase → MLHYVGLDVSVKSVSICVVDEDGEVLARGETSSDPDEIASFIFEHSAKPERVVHESGILAIWLTRELEKRGLPIICIDARLAHKALSGRINKSDTGDAEGLAHLARTGWFSRVHIRSEASERVRVLIGARERLIRMRKDLEAHVRGVLKVFGVCMGSVGRANLRQGFRDQLAGAGQTDPALGVMADMFIPIHRTLCAAAEAMDEDLRLIARESGLARRLMTVPGVGPVVALSFIATLDNAERFRRSRDVGAFLGLTPRRHQSGDMDWSGRISKCGDRDLRRLLYSAATTLITQVRKPSQLRAWAKRLQDRKGFKKAAVAASRKLAVVMMCIWRDQTVFEPGKELIT, encoded by the coding sequence ATGTTGCATTATGTTGGTCTGGACGTGTCCGTCAAATCCGTGTCGATCTGTGTTGTCGATGAAGATGGCGAGGTGCTGGCGCGCGGCGAAACCAGTTCGGATCCGGACGAGATTGCATCGTTTATTTTCGAACATTCCGCCAAGCCCGAGCGGGTGGTGCATGAGAGTGGCATCCTGGCCATCTGGCTCACCCGCGAGCTGGAGAAACGCGGCCTTCCGATCATCTGCATTGATGCCCGCCTGGCGCACAAGGCGCTGTCTGGGCGGATCAACAAGTCCGATACCGGTGATGCCGAAGGGCTGGCGCATCTGGCCCGCACCGGCTGGTTCAGCCGGGTTCACATCAGAAGCGAGGCGTCGGAGCGGGTTCGCGTGCTCATTGGCGCACGGGAGCGCCTGATCAGGATGCGCAAGGACCTTGAAGCGCATGTTCGAGGCGTGCTGAAGGTTTTCGGGGTCTGCATGGGTTCAGTAGGCCGTGCAAACCTGCGGCAGGGCTTCCGCGACCAACTCGCCGGGGCAGGCCAGACCGACCCGGCGCTCGGCGTGATGGCTGACATGTTCATTCCGATCCACAGAACCCTGTGCGCGGCCGCGGAAGCGATGGATGAAGATCTCAGGCTCATCGCACGCGAAAGCGGCCTTGCCCGCCGCCTCATGACCGTCCCGGGGGTTGGGCCTGTCGTCGCGCTGTCCTTTATCGCTACCCTCGACAATGCGGAGCGTTTCCGGAGATCGAGGGACGTCGGCGCCTTTCTCGGCCTCACGCCGCGGCGGCACCAATCCGGAGACATGGACTGGTCCGGCCGGATATCAAAATGCGGAGATCGTGATCTGCGAAGACTGCTCTACTCCGCGGCCACCACCTTAATCACCCAGGTCAGAAAGCCATCACAGCTGCGCGCTTGGGCCAAGAGGCTGCAAGATCGGAAGGGCTTCAAGAAAGCCGCAGTGGCGGCATCCCGAAAGCTCGCTGTCGTCATGATGTGCATCTGGCGCGACCAGACAGTCTTTGAACCGGGAAAGGAACTTATCACCTGA